The Haliotis asinina isolate JCU_RB_2024 chromosome 3, JCU_Hal_asi_v2, whole genome shotgun sequence genome segment CAATGGAATagcaaatatgtacatgtacaattaGACTAAAAAGATATTCTTGGTTCCCCTCTGGCCATTCACATCAGGAAGACACAGTTCAACTGTTCCAAGACAAAATAATAACATTATGACATTCTGCAGATTAAATTTTCAAAGCTTCATGCTCACATTTTCCTTTTTATAGGCTAGAAGTACTAGTTGTATAGTTTTTCAACATCAGCATTAAAAAACAATGAATTTCACTAAATCCTCTACAAAGTACTGTGTGTTAGACACTCCGGAAACTCGGCGTAGCATGCAGAACCTCAAACATTTACCATCCTGCTCCAATGAAAAGAGAAATTTCTTGCTGTTCGTAGATTCTATCATACTGACTTTGTAGAGAAATTGTCTTTAGCTGCAGTCAGAAAAAGTTACACTTACATAAAGTACCCTCAGAAGTTTTTAACCCTTAGGAACTCTAGCCtgtcaaaatactgaatgcctGATCCTTGCTTCCATGAACCTTACCTATTGTCTTCATACGGTCAACTAAACACACAAGGTAAAATCAGGGTGTAAAGGATGAACAGTTTGGGGACAAGACATTTTAATGTCTTCATCCATATGTGATAGCGTCATCATGACTTCCAGTTAAGGTTCACATGTGGATTTGAACCTTCatacataaaaatgaaattccCAACCCTGTTGTGAAGTGAGTATTGTTTGACTTACCACTTGCAAAATGCACCCATACAATTGCAAGGACACCAACAACAGTATCAGTGAAGCTCAAAGGATTTTATGTTGGCATTTTCATCATAGTATTAGCAATGAATGACTGCAAGCAGTATGAGAAATTCAATATCTAAGCTCCTCCATCCCCTAGTGATTTATAAGAAGCCAAGATTCTGTTCCATCATTTGTTTAAATTTAGAAATAAACTAATTGTGGATGTTTCAAGACACCAGGAATGTGAGTGCTAGCTTTGTTTAGAAATGTGAAGTTAGAAGACACATAGGTCCCCTCAAATGTATTTCAGAATGTTTGGTTGGTGGTAGCTGTAAATGTTAAACTGTATTTCTGCAACAATCTACTTTTGTGTTAGCATTTTGTCCTATCTTAGCGAGGGCTTAGATTTGGAAGAAATATTTGGTCTTGAGGTGAACAAAACCTGTTGTTACCCCTTAACTTGGATACCTTAATTCAGGAATCATGGTGGCACTGCATAGTTGGCACTGAGTCTAGCAGTCCCTCTTAGAATGAGTCTACATTACAAACAGTTATTCTAAGCATAAAACATGAGAattccttaaaatattttaataaagacTCTTTAAAGGATACACTAAGTGGCAAAAGGTTGAGGGTAGCAGGGTATGACTGAGGTTTTATAAAAACTATCCTTAGTATCCATTGGCCTGTTTGACAAAAGAACAAAGTATTTACACAGCATGCATGGCACAGAACCTTGTCATGTGGTTGAGACACACCGTCTGTTGGACTCAAACAGTATTTATCTGACAAATAGCTaaaaagtaacaaataaacactgATCAATAATCAAACTGTTTGTTTGACAGCTCGTCAAACTAGGCTAATAAATTGATAAATTAAAAAGTCTGATATGAAAATGCTAAAAGAATGTTACTGTGACATCATTCTAAAGAAACAACTCCTTTCCTCAGTAATTGCATAAACACATGTTTGAGGAGTGTATATTGATTTAAAAGTCAACACACAACTTAATAATTGTTAAACcatgatacatatcatgaatattaAATGAACAGCCCAAACAGTTGTGTTCTATTCATGTCTCATTTCTTTGCTAAGCACGAATATTTGAAAAAGCATTATCAACCAAAGATTTAATATATAGTAGGACCATTAGTTCTCACTGCCACTAGTGAAAAACCTGAGAACCATCGCAATACCGGGCAAGTCAGAGTGACCAAACAGAGCTCCGATGGGTACTGACTGGGAATGTGATATTATACAGCCTCCAACTATTAACACAGGGTATTCTGAGCAATAGATGTGGGCTATACAACTATTTCTGTCATGGAACTTGTGATCTCATCCATGTTTTGATCAAGATATGATTTCATGAATAACGTCTTGTTTACGGCACAAAGTGATGTCTTGATGGAGAGTCTTACCCTGTTATATAGCTTGAGGTCAGGTTAAGAATCTAAACTGAAATGTtgctctatgcaataaacaagaagctgttatccTTTAAGTGCTTCATTACTGACTCATCAACTTGTACAATGTGAAACAATTTGTGTCGTAAAGTAGAAGATGTAGAAGTAGAGGAATGACCTAAGATCTTCGTGTAGTAGTAGTGAGAACAAAGATCTTATTAATATTAGATTGAAAATATCTAAAACTGAAGCAACTCTAAAATTCTCTCTGGTTGTCTTATTGCAGACACTGAAACGGCACTGGACTGACAGGAAGCATAACACATGGTGTTGGCTTTTCAAGCAGGCAGTCATGGTTCTATTCCTAAGAACACAATGTTAATTATCACCATCATTACGCTTTGACCTGGAAAATACTATTGGCTCAAACCTATCTCACACTAAACATTCTCAGTGATTCTTGAATATCAACAGCTGATGATTACTCACGCAAAGACGCTCACAACTTGGCTTGCACTTGTGAAAGCTAGGTTTCTGGAGGTGGCACAGAACAATCACACAGAACACAAACTAAACCAGCATCTGTGAGCCACATTTAGAAGCAGGGGGTTAATGAAGATGAGGTGGCAAATGAATACCAACTTCCTTAGACTTTGAATGCAGCACTTCATACAGATACCAACATCTGACTTGCTGGACATATATTAGCACCTGTACATAAACGCTACACTAAAGACTGAGGGGAAAATGGAGATGACATCCGTGTCGACCCAGTCCTCTGTCATCATGCAATGTTCTTAATGCCAGGAACACATTCAGTCCAACAGAAAACGGGACCTAGAATAAACTATGATTTGTCACTCTCCTCAGTTTGTAACTAGTCTAGTACAACAGGTATGGTACATACCATATTATCTTATAACATTCTATGCACTTCATGCTTGATAGGCCTGTTGATAGCTATCATTCTGCAATTCCCAAATCTGATTCtttcaaatgtatatttaaatacAATGACTTAAGTTATGATCACTATCAAGAGTTGTGTTgcacatttgtttttttaacactTTAACATCAAGTATCCTCGTTTAAGTGATAATAACATGACAGTGATTGAAATTTTCGATTATATCTAAGGTAGATAACTCTACCTCATCACAGAGCATATTTGTAATGAAGACACAAGCTGACAGAATGAACCATGGACTGAGATGAGCACCACAAACACAGTCAGATGTAACAAAGGAACCCATACTCATGAGGGATGGGATAAAACCTTATCAAGATATGAATTCATCTGGTGGGATGACAGAATGAAGCTCCATGACAAGGTATACGATGAATGGCATTTCACAGAGCACCAAGATGACAACAGCTCACGGTGCGTGGCTTGTGGTCCGCGTCACGTGACTTCCCATCTCTGTCAGCAGCATGTTGCTTTCTTCTCCGACTTGCCTTGTGAATTAGGTCCATCAAGAGAGATCTTCTCCCGATCTTTGTCATCGTCTCCTAACCTCATTTCCTGATCTTTCTTCAAAATCTGAAGTTGGCACATGAAATCATTAAGTACAGGACAAATGCAATAATACATGCAGTTACAATTAGGTTTACCAAGTCGGCATCTACTTTTCTGAGATAATGTGACTACATGAGTTTCCTTGATTGGAGACACTTTGCTAGGGGAGTATGCTATAAAAGGTTATTCCATTAAAACTGAGAAGGCAGAAACATTTGGTATTGGTGCTTATAGAGAAAAATCTAGGATCTGGAAAAGGAAATTACATGTACATGGGAACAACTTCTTAAATTATTCGCATTAAATATAATAGAAAGAGCCCACTCTATTCAGTTTCTCCAACTGTAACAACCTTGTCTGCTAACAATTATCAGCTTGCAAGGGTTGTACTgcatacatttgtttcagtgtcagaGTGAcatgggtgatgatgatttttatggagttgcatgtacaatgtgaattacAACTCCCCCACCTCTAAAATTAATGTACAAGTAAGTGACCCCACGGCttgtgtcatgtacaaaatcagtgacCCAGCCCCCAGAACATGTAGACAATATTGATGACCCCCCTGTACCTCCGCTGGACCAAAAATGGGTGACAGCactttaaaatcatcatcacccctccCTAGTGATAAATTACGAACAGTCCCTAAACACAAACCTCTGCAAGCATTTAGAGCTGATATATGATCTGTAGATAGTGGCCTGTGGTTACTTGGTTCCCCCTGGGTTACCCAGATTGTGTTCAAGTCTAATACATTGTATTTTCCAAACATGACACTAGCATATCGTAAAATACTGTCTAAAACTTAACAATGCCAAACTTAGTTTATCCGACTAATACAAACATCAAGTACTGGACTACTTACTTTAGTTACTAAAAACCTAGCTGCCTcgtcaatgttgatattttctttggcTGACGTTTCATACCAGCCGATAAAACCCTTCTCTGTGCAGAAGTCATCCATCTGAGACGCATTGTTGACTAGCCCCTCCTTTGCCTGGTCACACTACAACAtcacaaacatcatcatcattagaaacatcatcatcatcatctagcCCCTCCTtcacacatcacatcatcatcatcatcatcatcacaaacatcatcatcatcatctagcCCCTCCTTCACACATCACAATCAtcacaaacatcatcatcatctaacCCCTCCTTCACacatcacaatcatcatcacaatcatcatcatcatcatcatcatcatcatcaacataatCTAGCCCCTCATTCACacatcacaatcatcatcattacaaacatcatcaacatcatctagCCCCTCCTTCACacatcacaatcatcatcatcatcatcatcatcatcaacatcatctagCCCCTCCTTCACacatcacaatcatcatcatcattacaaacatcatcaacatcatctagCTCCTCCTTCACACATCACaatcatcacaatcatcatcatcattacaaacatcatcatcattacaaacatcatcatcatcatcattacaaacatcatcatcatcatcacaaacatcatcatcatcatcatcaacatcatcattacaaacatcatcatcattacaaacatcatcatcattatcatcattacaaacatcatcattacaaacatcatcatcatcatcacaaacatcatcatcattacaaacatcatcatcatcatcatcatcatcatcatcatcatcatcattacaaacatcatcatcatcattacaaacatcataatcatcatctaGCCCCTCCTTCACACATCacaatcataatcatcatcattacaaacatcatcatcatctagcCCCTCCTTCACACATcacaataatcatcatcatcatcatcatcatcttgacattacataaaaaacactattgtcatcatcattatcatcattattatcgTCTAGCAGCTGCTTTACCTGATCACAATAAAGCATCACAAACATCACCATCAATTATCAATCGTCTTCCTTCACCTTTCAGTCAAACAAGATTATGTTACAGCACATGAATCTGAACAAGACTTACTTTGTTAGCTAGCAATACACAAGGTACAGGAGATCCATCTGGCAGCTGGACTTTACTGTCAAGGTCATTCTTCCACTTGGTGACTGCCTCAAACGTGGACGTCCGCGTGACATCAAACACTACAAAGGCACCTACAGCTTCCTTGTAATACACCCTGGTCATGTTCCCGAACCGCTCCTGGCctgtcacacacacaacacGCCATGGAGATATAACAGTCAAAATATATCAAGCTGTTCTAGTCCAGCCTAGGGAGGTGAAACTATCACTAGCTGTTCTACTCAAATCAAAAGGGTGCGTAGCTTAGCTGTTCTAGTAAAGTCAGAAGGGGTATTCAGGTTAGTTGTTCTAGCCATGTCTGGAGGTACCAAAGTTAGCTGTTAAATAGCTGTTAGGGAAGAGGTTTCTTGGTTAACAAGTCCTAACAATGATAAATAAGTGGAGTAAGAGAGACCCCTCAGTGAAAGCCCTAGCACTTGGGACACATTAGACCAAAGCTCAGAATATACACTAGTTTGATAGAAACTAATGATTCCATTTATAATGAAAAGAAGAAAACCTAGGGAAAGCTTTATCAAAACGTCTGCATTGCAGACATGGCAGGGTGGAAaggaaagtaatgtggttcgCTGAGATACAGACTAGGGAAAGATGTTTGATCTCATTACAACCTTACTTAACCTCACATACCTGCAATATCCCATAACTGCAGTCGGATCAGCGTATCTGCATCCCAGTTCAACACTTTTAAAGCAAAGTCTACACCAATCTGAATGAACGTTAAGGCAACAtcactgaaacactgaaataataacagcagtaaccatggtaacttctttgagtggtatACAGAAGTTGACATGATGCACAAGGGAAGCATTGCTATGCAACAGTTAGATTTTTAGATGCCATATATAACGCCATTATCAAACAGATGATGTTTTTTTGACgacgagtgagtgtgtttttgagacacttattgcaatattccagcaatatacagaaatgggcttcaaacattgtatccatgagggaaatcgaacccggggttacaatgagcgaacgctttaccaacAAGGCTACCTAAACACCCTCATGTAACAAAGAAGTCGTATATAACCATGGAAGTAACCCCTATGCTATTAACTGTTGGGTTTCATCTATTCAGAATAGTCATTTCCAACTGAATCCACCTCCATGGTTTCCAGTTCCTTGTCAAACCAACATCCAATCTAATCATGTGCTAATTACAACCACATTATCATCAACAACTCAAAAAGCACAAGAGTCAAGTGTTCTTTCATGTGCAGTTCCGTGTGAAGTTCCTGTCTCTTAATGTAATGACAAATCATTCACCAGCGTCACACAACAAGGACAGTATACTATACTATATTATcttgtattttatatattttttagatCTTGTAAATATTTCCAGTATgttaaaaatcaaacaaaatctgAAGTAGTCTCAATAATCATAGAAAAACGTGACAGTATGTTCACATGGGAAATAACTAGGTCAGGCCTGTTCGGTACATGAGGAGTATGTTTGCTGACCTGTAGAACATGGTAGATGGGCTACAAACAGTACGACACTGTTCTACATTTATACAGGAGAGGTTTACACAAAAAACATTATTGTATGTCGCAACTGAACATAATGGTCATGCATGGTTGCAAAAACTTGacaagtgctgtgactatgtgtcccagtccacccagctgtcaattgggtaccttgttaggatgagagagccacaataaactcagtgcgcctagtggcagcaagagttgtatactccccagggagctgagattgaaatacgatgtgctgttgagattgacatccggtgatggAGGGAAAAAATACAATGTAGCGCTCTGAGCATGCTTTATGTGTGGAATTCAgcgcattataaatacacatattattattattacagtgcATAGGTTCTTTTTGTACggacatcagcaatattctagctacatcAGATCAACCTTTTTTTAACTAGATATGGCAAATTTTATCAGGATGCCAAACCAATGCATGTGGTTACTGATTGCTGGATGGAAAAGCACCATTGGGGGTCAGGGGTCTGCTCCTAGGATGAGTGTGCGAAAACAGCCATTGACCTGC includes the following:
- the LOC137278022 gene encoding ras-related protein Rab-32-like isoform X2 — protein: MAGGGEKKEHLYKILVIGELGTGKTSIIKRYVHQFFSQHYRATIGVDFALKVLNWDADTLIRLQLWDIAGQERFGNMTRVYYKEAVGAFVVFDVTRTSTFEAVTKWKNDLDSKVQLPDGSPVPCVLLANKCDQAKEGLVNNASQMDDFCTEKGFIGWYETSAKENINIDEAARFLVTKILKKDQEMRLGDDDKDREKISLDGPNSQGKSEKKATCC
- the LOC137278022 gene encoding ras-related protein Rab-32-like isoform X1; amino-acid sequence: MNVSSTLTTESVEYRPDELDTGVRYKMDKASSSSIDHLGVQTIKQLISGKSRAGGGEKKEHLYKILVIGELGTGKTSIIKRYVHQFFSQHYRATIGVDFALKVLNWDADTLIRLQLWDIAGQERFGNMTRVYYKEAVGAFVVFDVTRTSTFEAVTKWKNDLDSKVQLPDGSPVPCVLLANKCDQAKEGLVNNASQMDDFCTEKGFIGWYETSAKENINIDEAARFLVTKILKKDQEMRLGDDDKDREKISLDGPNSQGKSEKKATCC